GACCCTGGGGGAGTGCTCTGCCCCGCCTGTGGGGTCCAGGCTGTGGCGGATGGTCGCCAACAACGTCTCCTCCACGACATCGGTGTCTTCGGTGTCCCTGTCCTCCTCGTGTGGTCCAGGCGCACCTGGCGGTGCAGGCAACACTCCTGCCCCCAGGTCTCGTGGGGGGAAGAGACGCAGTTGGCTCCACCCCTGCCAAGCACTTCACGACCCGAGCCATCACCTGGGCTGTGAACCAGCTTCTCACCCGAGACGTTGTCATCTCCGCCCTGGCCCGGGACCTCCAGGTGGGGTGGCGCACCTTGTGGAAGGCAATCGAGGGACCCCTCCAGGAGCGCCTCAAGGAGATCAGCGACCAGGCCAGCGTGGAAGCCCTGGGCCTCGACGAGCACGTGTGGCGTCATTGCGGGCCCCACAAGAATCGGATGATCACCGGGGTGGTGGACCACACGAGGCCGAAGAGAGGCAAGGACGGGAAGACGAAGCCGTTCGCGAGGCTCCTGGATGTCCAGGTCGGGCGCTCGGGAGCGGTCGCTGAGGACTGGTTGGCCTCCCAAGGCAAGGAGTTCGCGAGCAAGATCCTCATCGCTGCCATCGACCCCTACAGGGGCTATGCCAACGCGATCTCAGCGACCCTGAAAGAGGCGGACATGGTCGTCGACATCTTCCACGTGACAAAGCTGGCCAGTCAGGCCCTGGACGAGGTGCGTCGCCGAGTCCAGCAGGACACCCTGGGGCGCAGGGGACACGCCAAAGACCCCTTGTATCGGGCTCGGAGACTCCTCCTCACCGGGGCCAGCCACCTCACGGAGAAGATGGCGACCAAGCTGGATGCCCTCCTCCAAGAAGGCGACCCGAACTGGGAGGTGACCATCACTTGGACCGTCTACCAGAAGCTGATCGATGCCTACCAGCAGAGCGACTCCCATGACATGGTCACCCTCATCGATGCTCTCAAGGACCTGGGGGTACCTCCCGCTTGGAGCGAAGCACGCGGGGGAGCCGATTCCTGAGGTCGCCAGGCTGGGGCGCACCTTGAAAGCCTGGAAGAGGGAGATCCTGGCCTATTGGCACACCGACCGCTCGAACGCGGGCCCCACCGAGGCGATCAACAACGTCATCGAGACCACCCGACGCATCGCCCGCGGCTTCCGCAACTTCGACAACTACCGCCTGCGGATCCTCGCCTCAGCCTCCGGACAACGCCCCTACCGCCAACCCCCGAAACTCGTCAAGCAAGGACAACCAAACCACGCTGAATTGGGGTTACCCGCAAGTTTCGGACGGTTGGATTGGTCCAGGCGGCCCGTGTCAGGGCTGCCGCGTGTTGGGCTTCGAACTCGACTGGGGTCTGGTAGCCGATCGCTGAGTTGAGGCGCTTCGTGTTGTAGAAGTCGTAGATCCACTCCTCCACGCCCTGAATGGCCTGCTGGGGGGTGTCCCACTCGTAGCGGTCGTAGAACTCAGCCTTCAACACGGACCACTGGGATTCGATCATCGCATTGTCCCAGCACACCCCGGTGCGTCCCATTGACTGGTCGAGGTGGAGTTCCCGGCAGCACTCATACATCTGCTCGGAGGTGAATTGCGTGCCACGGTCGGAATGGATGATCACTTTCCTGGGCGCGTTCGGGCGAATAATGCGAGCCCGGCGCAACGCCTCCTCCACGAGGTCCGTCGTCATGGTCGTCGACATGGCGGTTGCGATGACCTTCCGGGAGCAAGCGTCCTTGATGGCGCACAGGTACACCCACCCGGCCCGCGTCCTCAGGTAGGTGATGCCGGTGACCCACACGCGATCCACCTGCCCCGTGTCCCAGTGTCGCTTGACCCGGTCAGGGATCGAATGCGTGCGCGTCCCCGGTATCGTCGTCACCGGACGGAACCGGCGCGGGCTGATGCCCGCAAGGCCCTGACGGCGCATCGAGGCCGCCACCGTCTTACGATCCACCACCACCCCCTCACGGCGAAGCTGGGCGCACACACGCAGGTACCCGTACGTGCTTCGGGAGTCCACCCATATGCGGCGCACCGCCTCATCCAGGCGCCGACGCGCCCGGAGGCTGGGGAGAAGATGATCCCCATCCCGCTGCTGGGCCGCAACCCACGCGTAGTACCCGGAAGTGGACACTTTCAACAGGCGGGCCATCCGGGCAATCGGGTACCGAGCCTTCTCCGCCTGCATCAGCGTGTACTTCTCACTCACTGATGCTTCGCAGCGAAGAAGGCCGCTGCTTTTCCCAAGAACTCGTTGTCCATCCGCAGGTCCGCGTTCTCCTTGCGGAGCCGCTTCAACTCCTCGCGTTCATCCGGACTCAACGTGCTCGGCGTCATGGTCTCCTTCTCTGCCTTCACCCACCTGCCCAACAGTTGGGGACCCAGCCCCAGCTCCTGGGCGACCTCGGCGATCGTGCGACCCGAGTCGATCACCATCCTCGCCGCCTCATGGCGGTACTGGGCCGTGAACTTGCGACGCTGCCTCCGCGTCTTCTCGTTCCCCGTGCTCATGACAACACCTTCCCCCAGGGCCACCAGGCCCCGCCACATCAGGTGTCCGAAAAACCAGGGTAGGCCCACTGCACGGCTGGCGGCACCATGGCGGTGAAGCGCGGCACCACCTATTGCACCTTCGGCACGCAGGTGCAGACAGCACTTGCTGCCGACGCCACGCGCACGTCGCTCACCCTCACCAACAGCCAGACCAGACGGTCAGTGGCCGTCACCTGCGCCAAGGGCACCACGATCACCACATGCACCGGGGACGACGGTTCGGTGGTCTGGCTGCGCGGCTGACCCGGCGCGCTCGGAGGCCGTGCGCCTGGATGCGTACGACCGGACCACGGCGCACGTCGGGGCATGGTGCCACACTGGAGACATGCTTGCCCATGTGTTCGGTCTGGAGGCCGATTGGCCCGGCCAGGATCTCGTGGGCTTCACCGACACCATCGACACCGAGTTGACGCTGGCAGCCTATGCGTCGGGCCTGTTCCCGATGCCGCTGCATGAGTCCGATTTTCATGGCATGGGCTGGTGGTCGCCCGTACGTCGCGCCATCCTTCCGCTGGGGGCGCTGCGGGTGAGTCATTCGCTGCGGCAGGCGCTCAACCATTACCGAACCTCGGTCGACACCGCCTTCGAGCAGGTGCTGGCCGGCTGCGCCGACCCAAAGCGTCCCGACGGCTGGATCGACCAGGATGTGGTCGCCGTGTACACGCAATTGTTCGAACGCGGCGTGGCGCATTCGGTGGAAACCTGGGATGACGAAGGACGTCTGGTGGGCGGCCTGTATGGCGTGGGTATGCGTGGCCTGTTCGCCGGTGAATCGATGTTCCACGACCCCGAACATGGCCGGGATGCGTCGAAGGTGGCGCTGGTGCGTCTGGTCGACACCTTGCGGGCGCGCCCAGATGGGGTGGCGCTGTCGGCTGATGTCTGGGTGTTCCCCCGGCCACCCCCGTACGTGCCCGCTGCCCGCACCCGTCTGATCCCCTCAACTCTCACCGTCTGGCAGAGGAAACAATCATGCCGAGCAAGAACCAGCCGACCACTGAGCAGGTCGCAAAAACCAAACGGAGGGCCGAAACCGTATCGGCCTACGCATCCAAGGGCTGGGTGCAGGCCGTCGCTTTCGTCATGTTGCTGGGTTTCGGCATCATGGCAGCGCTTGCGATGCGCACCTACACCGACTCGATGCCCCAGCCCGATCGCATCGTCAATGAGCAGGGCCAGGAGATCATCTCCACCGAGCAGATCAGCCACGGTCAGGCGCTCTACCAGAGCCGCGGCCTGCAGGAATACGGCTCGGTGATGGGCCACGGTGCCTATCTGGGCCCCGACTTCACCGCCGAATATCTGCGCCTGACCACCGACGCTGCCGTCGAGAAGTACACCGCCGATGGTGTGCAGGATCCTCGTCAGGCCGTCGAGGACGAGTGGCGCACCAACCGTTACGACGAGAACACCGGCACCTTGGTGTGGACAGACCAGCAGATCGCCGGTTATCACCAGATGGTCGACTACTACACCGACTTCCTGGGTTCGCCGACCACCGAGCATGGCATGTTCCCCAATGCACTCGAGCCCGGTGAAGAAATCGAGGACACCACCGCCTTCTTCGGTTGGACGGCGTGGGCATCGTCCACGAACCGGCCCGGTCACGACTACTCGTACTCGAACAATTGGCCCTCCGAGCCGAATGTGGGCAACGGCCCAACCGCCAATCTGATGATCTGGTCGGTGCTGTCGCTCATCGTGTTGCTGGGTGGCATCGGCATTCTGTTCGCCGTCTATGGTCGCTGGTCGGCACGCATCGGCTGGCATGGTGAAGAAGCCCCGGTGCTTGATTTCCGCCAGCCCGACGAGGTGCATCTGACGCCCAGCCAGAAGGTTTCGGGCCTGTTCTTCGTGGTGATCATGGTGTTGTTCTTCGCCCAGGCGATGGTGGGCGCGCTCACCGAGCACTACCGGGTCGAGCTCACCGGCTTCTTCGGTATCGACATCGCCCAGATCCTGCCCTACACGGTCTCGCGCACCTGGCATGTGCAGCTGTCACTGCTGTGGACTGCCGCCGGGTTCCTGGCGGCCGGCATCTTCCTGGCACCGCTGATCACCCGCAAGGAACCCAAGAAGCAGGGCTTCCTCACCGGCGTGCTGCTGGTGGCCGTGGCCATCGTGGTGTTCGGCTCGCTGGCCACCGAATGGTTGAGCCAGAAGGGCATCCTGCCCGAGGGTTCACTGTTCTCTCAGCAGTGGGAGTATCTGGATTTGCCCAGGCTGTTCCAGATCGCATTGACCGTGGGCATGTTCTTGTGGATGTTCATCGTGATCCGCACGCTGCGCTCCAAGCTCAACAGCACCAAGAAGACGTCGCTGCCGTGGCTGTTCATGTTCTCCGGTCTGGCCATCCCGATGTTCTATGCGGTGGGCATGCTGGCCGGTTCCGAGACCCACTTCTCGGTGGCCGAGTTCTGGCGCTTCTGGGTTGTTCACCTGTGGGTTGAGGACTTCCTGGAGCTGTTCACCACCGTGATGGTTGCCTATGTGTTCGTGCTGCTGGGTGTGGTGCGTCAGAAGATGGCGATTTCGATCATCATGCTCGACGTCATCCTGTATTCGCTGGGTGGCGTGGTGGGCACCATGCACCACCTGTATTTCTCGGGCACCAGCGCCGAGACGATGGCTTTCGGTGCCGTGTTCTCGGCTGCCGAGGTGATCCCGTTGACGTTCTTGACGGTGGAAGCCTGGGGCTTCATGCAGTTGGGTTCGCGTCAATACACCAACCGCACCAAGCCGTTCCCGCATCGTTGGGCCGTGATGTTCCTCATCTCCGTGGGTTTCTGGAACTTCCTGGGTGCCGGCATTTTCGGCTTCCTGATCAACCTGCCGATCGTGTCGTACTACGAGATCGGCACGGCCTTGACCGCCAACCATGCGCATGGCTCGATGATGGGCGTCTACGGCATGTTGGCGTTGGCGTTCGCGGTGTTCGTGTTGCGCTACATCATTCCCGAGAAGGAATGGCCCGAGAAGGGCGTCAAATGGGCGTTCTGGGCAACCAACATCGGCTTGGTGTGGATGGTGTTCATCTCGCTGCTGCCGTTGGGTGTCGCCCAGCTGTACCAGAGCGTCGGCAAGGGTTATTACGATGCCCGTGCCATCGGCTACATCACCGATCCGGGCAATACTCTGCTCGACTGGTTGCGCATGCCCGGTGACGTGATCTTCCTGTCGGGCATCGTGCCGCTGCTGTGGCTGGCGTGGAAGGCGCTGAAGTCGTACTTCAGCAAGGATTCCAAGCCGGTTGTCTACGAATTGATGGATCCGCCGCTGTACGAGGCGCTGACCGATGAGCGCATCGCCGAGATGGCTGCCGCCAACAAGGCCGATGCGGTTCCCGATCAGGTGAGCCCCTACCGCAGCGATCGCAGAGAGGAATAACACCATGGATGCGCCGTTGTGGGGTGTTGATTTCGTGGTGTGGATGTTCTGCGCCTATGCGCTGATCCTGGTTGGTGTGGGCTATGGGCTTGACCTGTTGGCCAAGCGCACCTCGCAGCAGTCGTCGGCGAAGCGGAATTTCGGTTTCCACTACCACGAGAATCAGGACGCCTGGTTGTGCTCCGAGGACCAGTGGCTTTTCCCCACTGCCTTCGACCGTGACAACCGGGTGATGCACTACCGCGCGTCGTCCATCGTGTGCAACACCTGCCAGGTGAAGAACACCTGCACCACCTCGATGATGGGCCGCGAGATCACTCGCGAGGTTGATCCGTGGCCCTATTCGGAGTCGGGACGTTTCCACCGGGGCATTGCCCTGGCGGTGGCGGTTTCGGGGTTGGTGTTGATCGCGGGGGTGGCCATTTTGGGTCACACCGCGGCAGACATTGCGGTCGAGGTGGCCACTGCCGTTGCGGTGGTGGCTGCCTCGGTTCCGCTGGCCCGTCATCTGATGCGCAGCCCGGCGAATTTCGTCGAGCCCACGCATGTGAAGGTGGTGGACGCCGACGAGATCGATGCTGCTGTGCTGGCCGATCGGTTCGCCCAGAAGTGGGGCAATGTGAGCGACGAACGCAAGCGCGCCGCAGCCCTGGAACGCGAACGCGTACTGGCCGATGCAGCCCCGGCCACCGGTTGGCGTGGACGCGGCACCCGCGACACCCCGCTGCACATCAGCTCGGCGTTGGCGATGAAGGAACGCCTCAAGCGCGAAAGTCGGGGCGCCGAGGTGATCCATGATGGTTCGGCGCCGATTCCGGGAGGCCCGCGTCCACGTGACATCGGTGCCGGTCGTGAAGAGACGCCGGACTCGTGACCATCTGCTCGTGGGTCGGCCACCCGTGATGGGCCGATCCTTGGGGTCGAATCCTGATCAATCATGAGTTCTGCGGCCGGGACCCCGGCCATGCCAAACCGTCACTACTTTTTTCGTTCTGAAAGGCCCGCGTCGTGGCTCTGCTGATTGTTGTTCTTGCTGTTGTTGCCGTCGTGCTCATTGTGCTGCTCGTGTCGTTGCGGGTGATTCCCGAATATCAGCGCGGCATTGCGTTCCGGTTCGGGCATCTGCGTCCCACGTTGGAGCCGGGCATCCACTTCGTGTTCCCGCTGGTCGATTCGTTGCAGCGGGTTGATCTGCGGGTGATCACGTTGACGATTCCGCCGCAGGAAGTGATCACCAAGGACAATGTGCCGGCGCGGGTGAATGCGGTGGTGCTGTTCAAGGTGCTTGAGCCGAAGGATGCGATTCTCAAGGTGGAGAATTACGCGATTGCCACCTCGCAGATCTCGCAGACCACATTGCGTTCCCTGCTGGGACGGGTCGATCTGGATACCCTGCTGGCCCACCGCGACGATCTCAACATCGATTTGCAGGGTGTGATCGATGCCCGCACCAAGCCGTGGGGCATCGAGGTGTCCACCGTGGAGATCAAGGATGTGGAGATTCCCGAGGCGATGCAGCGGGCGATGGCGCGTGAGGCGGAGGCCGAGCGTGAGCGTCGCGCCAAGGTGATTTCGGCGCGTGGCGAGTTGGAGGCCTCCGATGAGCTGCGTCAGGCCGCCGAGACCCTGAGCCAGTCGCCCGCGTCGTTGCAGTTGCGCTACCTGCAGACGCTGCTCGAGCTGGGTGCCGACCAGAACTCCACCGTGGTGTTTCCGCTGCCGCTCGACATCATCGGCCCGCTGCTCAACAAGATGGGCAACGCCCTCAAATAGAGCATGTGGGCGGTCAGATTTTCGACCGTGCACTGAACAGCCCGTCCTGGTTCACCGGGGCGGGCTGCTTTCAGTTGTCCATGCCGATGGGCTCGGCCTCGTAGGCTTTGGATATGCCAGAGTCATTGACGCAGGCCGAGCCCATTGCCCTGTCGCAGGCGGTGTCGCCGCTGGTGTTGGCGATGGACATCGGCTCCACCTCGAGCCGGGCTGCGGTCCATGACGCGCTGGCACGCCCGGTGGTGGGGCATCAGACCGAGGCGAAGCATCGTTTTCATGAGGCCTCCGATGGCACATCCGAGATCGATGCCGATGCGATGGTTGCCGAGATTTCCGGGCTCATCGGCGAGACGGTCCAGGGCTTGCCGGCATCCAGCATCGCGGCGGTGGCGATGGACACGTTCGCCAGCTCGCTGGTGTGTGTCGACGATCATGGTGGCGTTGACGATCCTCGACCCCCGCAGCCGTCCGTTGGTCCCAGGGGTGGCGCCGATGACATCGGAGGAGTATCAGCGGGCGTTGACCGGGGTTCATGACGTGGTGGCCTCTGCAGTCGCACTCCCGCCCGCCGATGCAGGAGAAGCACTCGCCAGCATGGACATGGGGATCCGTGCCGTCACCCTGAGTAGCGGGGAGCTGGGGTTCTGGTCGCGTCGCGATGAAGTTGGCAGGGCGGTGGTTCGCGGAGACCTCGACACCGTGCGCTACTCCGCGTTCTTGGAAGCCCTTGGTGAGCACGTTGTCTGGCCCAAGGCGGACATGCAGCGAAACAGCGTCGAGGGTTGAGAGACGTCGAGTGACCCTCACGCCTCCCAGAGATGGACCTGGTAGTCCATCAGCCGTGCGGCGCGAAGACGCCGACCCATCGAGGGATGTACCGCGATCTCCTTGGTGACCATCGAGGCAGGCTTTCCGTATCCGGGAAAGGAGAGCGTTCCAGACTTCGGCACCGGTTGCCAGCTGTCCCCCGGTTGAACGATCAGTCGCGGATCGGATCGACGTGCGCCCCAGAGGTAAAGAGTCTCTTTCAATAGCTGGTCCAAGAACGTACACATCGACCCTCGCAAGCCCTCCAGCACCGTCTGCGGCGTGGACACCAGGAACATGGAACTCATCGTGCCTGCTTTTCCGGCGTCGATCATGGCACGTGTGCCCACCCAGTCCGGCTGACTGGGCAAGGGATTGATCACACCCGTCGGACGCGCCCTGGTGCCCACCATCTGGATCAATGACATTCGCGGTGCACGGTGCACCATCGTGTTGCGCTGAGCGATCAGCCAGGAAAGCCAGTCCTCAGGGCCATGATCCTCGGGTTTCAGGACATCTGAGAGCAGAGCATTCTGTCGCTCACGCCCCGATGTGCCGACATCAGCCAGCACACCCTGTCGCAACCCTTGGCCACGACCGTTCTTCAGCGCCTTGACGGCCACCTTCTGAAGTTCGCCCCAATCGGTGCGAATGACGTCGCACTTGATCCCGGCGACAATGACGATCACCGCGGCAACCCGGTCGAGGGCCTGTCCAAGGCTGACGATGGTCTGCTCTAGCCATGCGTCGAGTCGATCCTCACGCCGCTGTCCGGCATCTCCGAGAGCCTGCTGAGCGCCGATCAGTTCGTCGCGGGATCCCCCACGCTTGGCAATGGCGCGCCAGGCCTGCGTCAACGCATGGTCGCGGGCACATGAGCTGAAGCGCCCTGGGTCTGATGGAGACTCGCGCTATTTGATTCCGATCAGCAGATTGCTGTCGTTGGGGACAGCATAGAACGCGTTCTCGAACTCGGCGGGTGGGACGTCTCCGAGGTATCCGTGGAGGCGCTGCGTGTTGTGCCAGTGCACCCAGCCGAGCGTCGCGAGCTCGAGATCCTCGACCGTCTTCCACGGTCCCGAGCGGGTGGGCCCGCGAACCAACTCGGCCTTGTAGTAGCCGTTCACCGTCTCGGCCAGGGCGTTGTCATACGAATCGCCGACGGTCCCGATCGAGGGTGTCGCACCGATCTCTGCGAGGCGTTCGCCGTAGCGAATCGATGTGAATTGCCTGGGTTCAACCGGTCGTTGCAACACCGGGTTGTTGGAGCGAGTGTAACTGCTCCTGGAATACTTCGGCGGGGGTCTTCCAGTCGAGGCTCTTGCGGGGTCGGTTGTTCAGTGCGAGGGCGACTGCTTCGAGGTCTTCAGCGGACCATCGTGAGAGGTCGGTGCCCTTCGGGAAGTATTGCCGCAGCAACCCGTTGGTGTTCTCGTTCGTCGGCCTCTGCCAGGGCGAGTGGGGGTCGGCGAAGAACACCTTCGTGCCCGTCTCGAGCGCGAACTGGGCGTGCGCGGAGAGTTCTTTGCCGCGGTCCCAGGTGAGCGTCTTGCGGAGCTGTTCGGGGAGCTTCATCATCGACGCGATGAGCGCGGCGTTCATCGCGACTGCGCCGTAGCCGCCCAACGCGGGCCCGTTCTTGATCGGCGGCGCCTCGCCCCACCCGTCCAGCCTCGGCAGGTGCACCAGCAGGGTCGACCGGCTCTTGCGTTCGACGAGAGTGCCGATCGCGGACCGGCCCGTGCCGATGATCAAGTCGCCCTCCCAATGCCCGGGCACGGCGCGGTCCGCGGCTGCTGCGGGCCGTTCGGAGAACACGACATCGGCGGTGACGTGACCTTGCGGGCGGTTCTGTGCTCGAGCCCGCGGCTGCCGGAGGGCGCGGCCGGTGCGCAGGCACGTGACGAGCTCGCGTTTGAGCGCACCACGGCCCTCAATGAACAGCGACTGGTAGATCGCCTCGTGGCTGATGCGCATGGATTCATCATCCGGGAAGTCGACCTTCAGCCGGTGCGAGATCTGCTCCGGGCTCCACGCGGTCGCCCACCGCCGGTCCTGCCGGTGAGGTTTGTTCAGCCCCTTCCATGCCGGCGGTTCCGGCCCCACGACGATGCTGCCGTCAGGCCGACAGACGTTTCCGGCGAGGCGCTCCTGAACGTACTCACGCAACCGGTCGTTGGTCGCGAGCTTCGCCGTCTTCGGGCGCTTCGCTGTCTGCTGAGCCTTCCATTGCGCTACCAACGCCCGGTACTCCTGCTTCCCGCTGCGCGTGGCCGCGTTGCGGCGCAGTTCGCGGGAGATCGTTCCCGGGTCGCGGCCGATCCTGCGCGCGATCTCACGCACGCCGACCTGCTTGGCGCGCAGGAGCGCGATCTCCTCACGCTCCTCGAAGGACAGGTAACGGCCGCTGGGCTCGGCAAGTGAGATCGGTGGCATGCCGCCAGCGTGGCGAAACCAACGGGACCCGACCGGCACAGACACGCCCACCTTCAGAGCCGCTTCGGCTGAGGTGATGCCCGTCGCGATCAGACGCCAGAACTGCCGCTGCACCGCCCGCGAGGGCTCAGGCCGCCCGGGCGAACGCATCGGCGGACGCAACGCCCGATCCGCACGCCATTGCCGACGCGCACCCTCGGGCACATCGCTCGTCTTCGCGGCCCAGTCCCTCGTCGCCACAGCTGAACACCTCCACGGTCAAGGTGTTGCGACGACCAGTTGAATTCACCTTGACAGCCCGCGTCGCTGTGACACCGCAGATCCTCATGGTGGGCGCCTCGGGACCAGCGCGCCATCTCGATCGCGTCGAGGACCATCTCGGTGCGCATATGTGACGCGACCCGCCACCCCACGATCATCCGGGAGAACGCGTCGATGATGAAGCAGACGTAGGCGACGCCAGCCCAGGTGGGCACGAATGTCAGATCGGTCACCCAGAGCCGGTTCGGTGCCGTCGCGGTGAACTCCCGCTTGACCAGGTCCGGGTGCCGCGACGACGCCGGGTCCGGCCGCGTGGTCTTCACCCGCTTCGACCGCCTCGCACCTTCGATCCCTGCGACGCGCATCAGCCTCGCAGTCTGGTCGCGGCCGATCATGATGCCCCCACGCCGGGCAGCCTTCCAGAGCTTGCGGACCCCGTAGACGCGGTAGTTGGCCTCCCAGATCTCGACCAGCTGCGGGATCAGTTCCTCGTCACGCAGCGCACGGGCAGAGGGCGCACGGGTCTTGGCGGCGTAGTAGCTGCTCG
The window above is part of the Propionibacterium freudenreichii subsp. freudenreichii genome. Proteins encoded here:
- a CDS encoding transposase family protein translates to MLCPACGVQAVADGRQQRLLHDIGVFGVPVLLVWSRRTWRCRQHSCPQVSWGEETQLAPPLPSTSRPEPSPGL
- a CDS encoding transposase, with product MNQLLTRDVVISALARDLQVGWRTLWKAIEGPLQERLKEISDQASVEALGLDEHVWRHCGPHKNRMITGVVDHTRPKRGKDGKTKPFARLLDVQVGRSGAVAEDWLASQGKEFASKILIAAIDPYRGYANAISATLKEADMVVDIFHVTKLASQALDEVRRRVQQDTLGRRGHAKDPLYRARRLLLTGASHLTEKMATKLDALLQEGDPNWEVTITWTVYQKLIDAYQQSDSHDMVTLIDALKDLGVPPAWSEARGGADS
- a CDS encoding transposase, translating into MLSRTWGYLPLGAKHAGEPIPEVARLGRTLKAWKREILAYWHTDRSNAGPTEAINNVIETTRRIARGFRNFDNYRLRILASASGQRPYRQPPKLVKQGQPNHAELGLPASFGRLDWSRRPVSGLPRVGLRTRLGSGSRSLS
- the aat gene encoding leucyl/phenylalanyl-tRNA--protein transferase, with the translated sequence MLAHVFGLEADWPGQDLVGFTDTIDTELTLAAYASGLFPMPLHESDFHGMGWWSPVRRAILPLGALRVSHSLRQALNHYRTSVDTAFEQVLAGCADPKRPDGWIDQDVVAVYTQLFERGVAHSVETWDDEGRLVGGLYGVGMRGLFAGESMFHDPEHGRDASKVALVRLVDTLRARPDGVALSADVWVFPRPPPYVPAARTRLIPSTLTVWQRKQSCRARTSRPLSRSQKPNGGPKPYRPTHPRAGCRPSLSSCCWVSASWQRLRCAPTPTRCPSPIASSMSRARRSSPPSRSATVRRSTRAAACRNTAR
- a CDS encoding nitric-oxide reductase large subunit, with translation MPQPDRIVNEQGQEIISTEQISHGQALYQSRGLQEYGSVMGHGAYLGPDFTAEYLRLTTDAAVEKYTADGVQDPRQAVEDEWRTNRYDENTGTLVWTDQQIAGYHQMVDYYTDFLGSPTTEHGMFPNALEPGEEIEDTTAFFGWTAWASSTNRPGHDYSYSNNWPSEPNVGNGPTANLMIWSVLSLIVLLGGIGILFAVYGRWSARIGWHGEEAPVLDFRQPDEVHLTPSQKVSGLFFVVIMVLFFAQAMVGALTEHYRVELTGFFGIDIAQILPYTVSRTWHVQLSLLWTAAGFLAAGIFLAPLITRKEPKKQGFLTGVLLVAVAIVVFGSLATEWLSQKGILPEGSLFSQQWEYLDLPRLFQIALTVGMFLWMFIVIRTLRSKLNSTKKTSLPWLFMFSGLAIPMFYAVGMLAGSETHFSVAEFWRFWVVHLWVEDFLELFTTVMVAYVFVLLGVVRQKMAISIIMLDVILYSLGGVVGTMHHLYFSGTSAETMAFGAVFSAAEVIPLTFLTVEAWGFMQLGSRQYTNRTKPFPHRWAVMFLISVGFWNFLGAGIFGFLINLPIVSYYEIGTALTANHAHGSMMGVYGMLALAFAVFVLRYIIPEKEWPEKGVKWAFWATNIGLVWMVFISLLPLGVAQLYQSVGKGYYDARAIGYITDPGNTLLDWLRMPGDVIFLSGIVPLLWLAWKALKSYFSKDSKPVVYELMDPPLYEALTDERIAEMAAANKADAVPDQVSPYRSDRREE
- a CDS encoding slipin family protein, producing MALLIVVLAVVAVVLIVLLVSLRVIPEYQRGIAFRFGHLRPTLEPGIHFVFPLVDSLQRVDLRVITLTIPPQEVITKDNVPARVNAVVLFKVLEPKDAILKVENYAIATSQISQTTLRSLLGRVDLDTLLAHRDDLNIDLQGVIDARTKPWGIEVSTVEIKDVEIPEAMQRAMAREAEAERERRAKVISARGELEASDELRQAAETLSQSPASLQLRYLQTLLELGADQNSTVVFPLPLDIIGPLLNKMGNALK
- a CDS encoding IS30 family transposase, with product MRSPGRPEPSRAVQRQFWRLIATGITSAEAALKVGVSVPVGSRWFRHAGGMPPISLAEPSGRYLSFEEREEIALLRAKQVGVREIARRIGRDPGTISRELRRNAATRSGKQEYRALVAQWKAQQTAKRPKTAKLATNDRLREYVQERLAGNVCRPDGSIVVGPEPPAWKGLNKPHRQDRRWATAWSPEQISHRLKVDFPDDESMRISHEAIYQSLFIEGRGALKRELVTCLRTGRALRQPRARAQNRPQGHVTADVVFSERPAAAADRAVPGHWEGDLIIGTGRSAIGTLVERKSRSTLLVHLPRLDGWGEAPPIKNGPALGGYGAVAMNAALIASMMKLPEQLRKTLTWDRGKELSAHAQFALETGTKVFFADPHSPWQRPTNENTNGLLRQYFPKGTDLSRWSAEDLEAVALALNNRPRKSLDWKTPAEVFQEQLHSLQQPGVATTG